Proteins from a genomic interval of Rhodococcoides fascians A25f:
- a CDS encoding HNH endonuclease signature motif containing protein, translating into MFDLRSLGGDMGLRKAAWTTDDHSALADVLGARRRINAAVASELALMDHYVRNRTACASPWDTGVTEKDLYSSAICELAAALSSTFAAVNNKLQMWRQLRPLVRQGFIDGALDLERVRTIHDHLLHARPETVVALEPEILKAAREMAPSTLGREIDRLLIEADADWDRAVRKRAARTEKRIRLRRRARGLSSLTTLMTDGEADEQLSRIDAEVTRLHPEDPRSDDQRRADAQTALMRGEALLCECPTCVVSREDVTDPEAPDTHGSPEIGGPSPATTEPSDTNSEATGETSSGCSSSGPDTMPTAAPPPPPGTPVPDTPPPDTVPPDAVPRSRPGGGTLIERWRGIVGHDPIGVHALYPDGHGGMKLPPPGALSYTPSRSLAARVRAEQPYCLHPGCNVPSERCDLDHIVEFDRRQPEKGGWTILTNIGPRCRLHHNLKTRKLWRTELLPEGVLHIVDPLGNHYFTPPAL; encoded by the coding sequence GTGTTCGATCTCCGGTCGCTGGGGGGTGACATGGGGCTACGAAAAGCGGCGTGGACGACGGACGATCATTCCGCGCTCGCCGATGTTCTGGGCGCGCGTCGGAGGATCAACGCTGCCGTCGCGTCGGAACTTGCCCTCATGGACCACTATGTCCGGAATCGAACGGCATGCGCATCACCGTGGGACACCGGGGTGACCGAGAAAGATCTGTACAGCTCGGCAATCTGCGAACTGGCGGCGGCTCTGTCGTCCACCTTCGCCGCTGTGAACAACAAGCTGCAGATGTGGCGTCAACTGCGCCCTCTCGTGCGTCAGGGCTTCATCGACGGTGCGCTCGACCTGGAACGCGTCAGGACGATCCACGATCATCTGCTTCATGCCCGGCCGGAGACGGTCGTCGCTCTCGAGCCCGAAATTCTCAAAGCCGCCCGGGAGATGGCTCCGAGCACCTTGGGTCGCGAGATCGACCGACTGCTCATCGAGGCCGACGCCGACTGGGACCGCGCGGTGCGCAAGCGTGCCGCTCGCACCGAGAAGCGAATCCGCCTTCGCCGCCGGGCACGGGGACTGTCGAGCCTGACCACACTGATGACCGACGGCGAAGCCGACGAACAGCTTTCGCGGATCGACGCCGAGGTCACGCGTCTGCACCCGGAGGATCCACGTTCGGACGACCAGCGTCGAGCCGACGCCCAGACTGCATTGATGCGCGGCGAGGCACTGCTGTGCGAGTGCCCCACGTGCGTGGTGTCTCGCGAGGATGTGACCGATCCGGAGGCCCCTGATACCCACGGGTCACCCGAGATCGGTGGTCCGAGTCCGGCGACAACCGAGCCCTCGGACACGAACTCCGAGGCAACTGGTGAAACATCCAGTGGCTGTTCGAGTTCCGGTCCGGACACGATGCCAACGGCCGCACCACCACCCCCGCCAGGCACACCGGTACCCGACACACCGCCGCCCGATACAGTGCCGCCCGATGCAGTGCCGCGATCGCGGCCGGGCGGAGGAACGCTGATCGAACGGTGGCGTGGCATCGTCGGGCACGACCCCATCGGCGTCCACGCCTTGTATCCCGACGGCCACGGGGGCATGAAACTCCCGCCTCCGGGTGCACTGAGCTACACGCCCAGTCGATCTCTCGCGGCGCGAGTTCGTGCCGAACAGCCGTACTGCCTCCATCCTGGCTGCAACGTGCCTTCGGAACGATGCGACCTCGACCACATCGTCGAATTCGACCGACGACAACCCGAGAAAGGCGGCTGGACAATTCTCACGAACATCGGTCCGCGCTGTCGGCTCCACCACAACCTCAAAACGCGGAAGCTGTGGCGCACCGAACTACTCCCGGAAGGAGTTCTACATATCGTCGATCCACTCGGAAATCACTACTTCACCCCACCCGCCCTGTGA
- a CDS encoding MarR family winged helix-turn-helix transcriptional regulator: MTDDSLRELTCARWTEFNPELDTSPMQVVAQIKRIVALLDLAVEPIYAAADVSVAEVELMVPLRYAVEQVTAVRLAELLGMTRAGVSKALGKLERRGFVDRVPSAEDRRSASITLTDRGKRVVDEVFPRELDAHGRLFDALGAQRSHVLDALATLAESMEDGVSSL, from the coding sequence ATGACCGATGACTCGCTCCGTGAGCTGACCTGCGCACGGTGGACCGAGTTCAATCCGGAACTGGATACGTCGCCGATGCAGGTGGTGGCCCAGATCAAACGAATCGTCGCACTGCTCGATCTGGCCGTCGAGCCGATATACGCCGCCGCCGATGTCTCCGTCGCCGAGGTGGAGTTGATGGTGCCCCTGCGTTATGCAGTCGAGCAGGTGACAGCGGTGCGGTTGGCGGAGTTGCTCGGCATGACTCGCGCCGGGGTGAGCAAGGCACTCGGCAAACTCGAACGCCGCGGATTCGTGGATCGAGTGCCCAGCGCCGAGGATCGACGGTCTGCTTCGATCACCCTGACCGATCGGGGAAAGCGCGTTGTCGACGAGGTTTTTCCTCGCGAGCTCGACGCTCACGGACGGCTGTTCGACGCATTGGGTGCGCAACGGTCGCATGTTCTCGACGCTCTGGCCACCCTCGCCGAGTCGATGGAGGACGGTGTCTCATCGCTGTGA
- the pepN gene encoding aminopeptidase N, with product MSTANLTRTETRRRSRHIDGVKYLVHLDLLRAEDMDVDTFETVTTIEFDATTAATWVDFIGAAVDEVTVNGTDAQVDYDGARIQLVGLTEHNIVRIRARGRYSRSGEGLHRFVDPVDDSVYLYTQYEPADARRVFANFEQPDLKASFTLTVTAPPAWTVLSNRAGVTDDTVTTFAPTLPISTYITAVAAGPYHGVESSWTRGELTVPLGAYCRASLAEHFDAEDIFDITKRGLDFFHDKFDYPYPFGKYDQIFVPEYNLGAMENPGLVTFTESYVFRSAATEAQYEARANTILHEMAHMWFGDLVTMQWWDDLWLKESFADYMGAYASAEATRFTDAWVSFANRRKAWAYLQDQLPTTHPIVADITDLEAAKLNFDGITYAKGASVLKQLGAFVGADAFFASSRNYFRTHAFGNTTLTDLLSEMSTASGRDLDTWAAAWLQTTGVSTLSFTGDAIEQTDPRPHRIAVGLYDLNEDGNLTRTHRRELDITEARTPVDFEDAALVLLNDDDLTYAKIRFDERSTATVQAYLDRIVDPLARGLVWSALWNSTRDAELSALQYIDVATRFAPNEPKIGLLSAVTANVAFTLGHYLGDDRRDEPTRQWLNASWTQLQSSEPGSDAQLVWARAVASTAQLDDFLAEDLRSLLDGTRTIVGLRLDPDLRWAFWLALAATGHATSHDLDGELASDDTLSGRTAHTAASTAIPDAAVKARAWAAVTEREDISNDVLDAFITGFGAGHRPDLTAPYDDRYFESISSLWTSRSIEIARRIVVRLFPQQSSTDTADSWLADHEWAPAALRRLVIEQRDHLARSLRVQARLG from the coding sequence GTGAGCACCGCAAATCTGACCCGGACCGAAACTCGCAGGCGATCGCGACACATCGACGGGGTGAAATATCTCGTCCATCTGGATCTCCTGCGAGCCGAGGACATGGATGTCGATACCTTCGAGACGGTCACGACCATCGAATTCGACGCCACCACCGCAGCTACATGGGTCGACTTCATCGGTGCCGCTGTCGACGAGGTCACCGTCAACGGCACCGACGCTCAGGTCGATTACGACGGCGCTCGCATCCAGCTGGTCGGACTCACCGAGCACAACATCGTTCGGATACGTGCACGCGGGCGATACAGCAGGTCGGGGGAGGGACTGCACCGATTCGTCGACCCGGTAGACGACAGCGTCTACCTCTACACCCAGTACGAGCCGGCCGATGCTCGCCGGGTGTTCGCAAACTTCGAGCAACCGGACCTCAAGGCCTCGTTCACGCTGACGGTCACGGCACCACCGGCGTGGACGGTCTTGTCCAACCGCGCGGGGGTCACCGACGACACGGTCACTACCTTTGCCCCGACCCTGCCCATATCGACCTACATCACCGCGGTTGCGGCCGGCCCCTATCACGGCGTCGAATCATCATGGACGCGAGGCGAACTGACCGTTCCTCTCGGCGCATATTGCCGAGCCTCACTCGCCGAGCATTTCGACGCCGAGGACATATTCGACATCACGAAGCGGGGCCTGGACTTCTTCCACGACAAGTTCGACTATCCGTACCCGTTCGGTAAATACGACCAGATCTTCGTCCCCGAGTACAACCTCGGTGCGATGGAGAACCCCGGGCTCGTCACGTTCACCGAATCGTACGTATTCCGTTCGGCGGCAACCGAAGCCCAGTACGAGGCTCGCGCCAACACGATCTTGCACGAGATGGCACACATGTGGTTCGGCGACCTCGTCACGATGCAGTGGTGGGACGATCTGTGGCTCAAGGAGTCGTTCGCGGACTACATGGGTGCGTACGCATCGGCCGAGGCCACCCGATTCACCGATGCCTGGGTCAGTTTCGCGAACCGCCGAAAAGCGTGGGCCTATCTGCAGGATCAACTCCCCACCACTCATCCGATCGTTGCCGACATCACCGATCTCGAGGCCGCCAAGCTCAACTTCGACGGCATCACCTACGCCAAGGGCGCGAGCGTGCTCAAGCAATTGGGGGCATTCGTCGGTGCCGACGCCTTCTTCGCTTCCTCCCGCAACTACTTTCGCACCCATGCCTTCGGTAACACGACTCTGACGGACCTGTTGAGCGAGATGTCCACCGCCAGCGGACGCGATCTCGACACCTGGGCGGCCGCGTGGCTGCAGACCACCGGCGTGTCCACACTGTCCTTTACGGGTGATGCCATCGAGCAGACGGATCCGCGTCCGCACCGCATCGCCGTCGGACTCTACGATCTGAACGAGGACGGGAATCTGACGAGAACCCACCGCCGGGAACTCGACATCACAGAAGCGCGAACACCGGTCGACTTCGAAGATGCCGCACTGGTTCTGCTCAACGACGACGATCTGACCTACGCCAAGATCCGATTCGACGAGCGCTCCACCGCCACCGTGCAGGCTTACCTCGATCGCATCGTCGACCCGCTCGCGCGAGGGCTCGTGTGGTCCGCGCTGTGGAACTCCACCCGGGACGCAGAGCTCTCTGCGCTCCAATACATCGATGTCGCAACAAGATTTGCGCCCAACGAGCCCAAGATCGGCCTTCTCTCCGCGGTGACGGCCAACGTGGCGTTCACGCTCGGGCACTATCTCGGTGACGATCGGCGGGACGAACCCACCCGGCAATGGCTGAATGCGTCGTGGACGCAACTGCAGTCGAGCGAACCCGGGAGCGACGCACAGTTGGTGTGGGCGCGTGCGGTCGCATCGACTGCGCAGCTGGACGACTTCCTGGCGGAGGATCTGCGCTCACTGCTCGATGGCACTCGCACCATCGTGGGGCTGCGGCTCGATCCTGATCTCCGCTGGGCATTCTGGCTGGCACTCGCCGCCACCGGCCACGCGACTTCCCACGACCTCGATGGCGAACTGGCCTCGGACGACACCCTGTCGGGGCGCACCGCTCATACTGCGGCGTCGACGGCGATCCCCGACGCCGCAGTCAAGGCGAGGGCGTGGGCCGCGGTCACCGAACGCGAGGACATCTCCAACGATGTGCTCGACGCCTTCATCACCGGCTTCGGGGCGGGTCACCGGCCGGACCTCACTGCGCCCTATGACGACCGATACTTCGAGTCCATCTCGTCGTTGTGGACCTCACGCAGTATCGAGATCGCACGGCGAATCGTCGTTCGCCTCTTTCCGCAGCAGTCGTCCACCGACACCGCAGACTCGTGGCTCGCCGACCACGAGTGGGCACCGGCAGCGCTACGACGCTTGGTGATCGAGCAGCGAGACCACCTGGCCCGGAGTCTGCGAGTCCAGGCCCGGCTAGGGTGA
- a CDS encoding NAD(P)/FAD-dependent oxidoreductase, with amino-acid sequence MTYDTVVIGGGPAGLSAATLLARARRRVIVVDAGEPRNAPADHVHNFLSRDGSAPGDLRETGRQEVLRYDGEILQGNVTRIENGFEVHLGDGTVLTSRSALVATGLRDELPDIPGVREQWGSGVLHCPYCHGYEVRDQPIAVVGGPNRPFTVHQASLIRQWSEDVVFFTNGIELSDDERLRLDARSVDIVDAPVARVVVRDGRVVGIELSDGTVVPRTVVFVGPTFVPNDMLLTPIGCSRLDDGWVATDPTGLTSVDGLWTAGNVSDSPAQLINSAAAGSKAAIAINHYLLELDVTRAVSAL; translated from the coding sequence TTGACGTACGACACCGTGGTGATCGGCGGCGGACCCGCCGGGCTCAGTGCCGCAACCCTTTTGGCGCGGGCCCGCAGGCGCGTGATCGTCGTCGACGCCGGAGAGCCGCGCAACGCTCCTGCCGACCATGTTCACAACTTTCTCTCCCGCGACGGTTCCGCACCAGGGGACTTGCGTGAGACCGGACGCCAGGAGGTTCTCCGGTACGACGGAGAGATTCTGCAGGGCAACGTAACTCGAATCGAGAACGGCTTCGAGGTTCACCTCGGTGATGGCACGGTCCTGACTTCCCGATCGGCATTGGTGGCCACCGGGCTTCGCGACGAACTACCCGACATCCCCGGCGTCCGAGAACAGTGGGGTTCGGGGGTTCTGCATTGCCCGTACTGCCACGGCTACGAGGTACGGGATCAGCCCATTGCCGTTGTCGGCGGGCCCAACCGGCCGTTCACGGTCCATCAGGCGTCTTTGATTCGACAGTGGTCGGAGGATGTCGTCTTCTTCACCAACGGCATCGAACTGAGCGACGACGAACGCCTCCGACTCGACGCTCGCTCCGTCGATATCGTCGACGCGCCCGTTGCCCGAGTCGTCGTGCGGGATGGTCGCGTCGTCGGCATCGAGCTGTCCGACGGGACCGTCGTTCCTCGAACAGTCGTGTTCGTCGGCCCGACGTTCGTCCCGAACGACATGCTGCTGACTCCGATCGGATGTTCCCGCCTCGACGACGGGTGGGTTGCTACCGACCCGACCGGACTCACCAGCGTCGACGGCCTGTGGACTGCAGGGAACGTCTCGGATTCTCCCGCCCAGCTGATCAATTCGGCAGCAGCAGGATCGAAGGCAGCGATCGCCATCAATCACTACCTCCTCGAACTCGATGTGACTCGCGCCGTCAGCGCGCTCTGA
- a CDS encoding BldC family transcriptional regulator: protein MSAPTFQKAQDSLLTPGQVAALFHVDPKTVTRWAHAGRLGSLRTPGGHRRFRETEVMQLLTSLTTEAGVHH from the coding sequence ATGAGCGCACCCACATTCCAGAAGGCTCAGGACTCACTGCTCACGCCGGGTCAGGTAGCCGCGCTTTTTCACGTCGACCCCAAGACCGTGACTCGCTGGGCACACGCCGGACGCCTCGGATCGCTCCGCACTCCCGGTGGACACCGTCGGTTCCGTGAGACCGAGGTCATGCAGCTGCTGACCTCTCTGACGACCGAAGCCGGCGTACACCACTGA
- a CDS encoding DUF4229 domain-containing protein — MPGEPGNLEAVSEATNADSSEPTSGNAVPGRSAKKSLAVNLGVYTFARLALVIVIAAVIVGVGLLFGVEVPVLVAAIFAVLISLPLSLLLFKKMRIRVNESIAAVDEDRRTARADLQSKLRGEDGKK; from the coding sequence ATGCCCGGTGAGCCCGGTAACCTGGAGGCCGTGAGTGAAGCGACGAATGCCGACAGCAGTGAACCGACCAGCGGAAATGCCGTTCCGGGTAGGTCGGCCAAGAAGTCCCTCGCCGTGAACCTCGGCGTTTATACCTTCGCGCGCCTGGCCCTCGTCATCGTGATCGCTGCCGTCATCGTGGGCGTCGGTTTACTGTTCGGCGTAGAGGTTCCGGTTCTCGTCGCCGCGATTTTCGCAGTGCTCATCTCATTGCCACTGTCGCTGCTCCTGTTCAAGAAGATGCGGATCCGCGTCAACGAATCCATCGCGGCAGTCGACGAGGACCGGCGCACCGCGCGTGCGGACCTGCAGTCGAAACTGCGCGGTGAAGACGGCAAGAAATGA
- a CDS encoding PLP-dependent cysteine synthase family protein, whose translation MTASVDHSGSRTWVDNAVRLIEADSQRSADTHLLRYPLPAAWGISLYLKDESTHITGSLKHRLARSLFLYAICNGWVTERTTVIEASSGSTAVSEAYFARLLGLKFVAVMPRSTSPAKVALIESHGGSCHFVDRPGEMYTEAHRLAAEPDCHYMDQFTHAERATDWRGNNNIAESIFDQLRLEECPIPDWVVVGAGTGGTSATIGRYIRYRRHATQLAVVDPENSAFIGGYETGDAGFETGLPSRIEGIGRPRVEPSFVGQVIDRMIAVPDAASVAAARFTSEALGKRVGGSTGTNIWGAFGLISEMIAAGRRGSVVTLLCDGGDRYSQTYFDDTWVADQGMNLEEPTAALEKFIGTGAF comes from the coding sequence ATGACCGCATCGGTCGATCACTCGGGATCACGGACCTGGGTCGACAATGCCGTCCGGCTGATCGAAGCCGATTCGCAGCGCAGCGCCGACACGCACTTGTTGCGTTACCCCCTTCCTGCAGCCTGGGGGATTTCGCTCTACCTCAAAGACGAGTCCACGCACATCACCGGCAGCCTGAAGCATCGGCTGGCTCGGTCGCTGTTCCTCTACGCGATCTGCAACGGGTGGGTCACCGAGCGTACGACGGTGATCGAGGCATCGTCGGGCTCCACCGCCGTCAGCGAGGCGTATTTCGCTCGACTGCTGGGCCTGAAGTTCGTCGCAGTGATGCCGCGGAGCACCAGCCCGGCCAAGGTCGCGCTCATCGAGTCCCACGGTGGGAGTTGCCATTTCGTCGATCGGCCGGGTGAGATGTACACCGAGGCGCACAGGCTCGCAGCCGAACCCGACTGCCACTACATGGACCAGTTCACCCATGCCGAGCGAGCTACCGACTGGCGCGGCAACAACAACATCGCCGAGTCGATCTTCGACCAACTCCGGCTGGAGGAATGCCCCATTCCCGACTGGGTGGTGGTGGGCGCGGGGACCGGTGGAACCAGCGCCACGATCGGTCGATACATCCGATATCGCAGGCACGCAACGCAATTGGCTGTGGTGGACCCAGAGAATTCGGCGTTCATCGGTGGCTACGAGACCGGGGACGCGGGATTCGAGACCGGCCTGCCCTCCCGCATCGAGGGCATCGGACGACCGCGCGTCGAACCGTCGTTCGTCGGCCAGGTGATCGACAGAATGATCGCTGTTCCCGATGCCGCGTCGGTCGCCGCCGCGAGATTCACCTCGGAGGCACTCGGAAAGCGGGTGGGCGGATCGACGGGCACCAACATCTGGGGAGCCTTCGGATTGATCTCGGAGATGATCGCCGCAGGCCGACGCGGCAGCGTGGTGACGTTGCTGTGTGACGGCGGAGATCGGTACTCGCAGACATACTTCGACGACACCTGGGTCGCGGACCAGGGCATGAATCTCGAAGAACCGACCGCCGCTCTCGAAAAGTTCATTGGTACCGGGGCGTTCTGA